gaaCAGCTTCtggagtcggctccagagatccaaccttctttttcttctcttatgAGTCTTGTTGCATAAAAGACTTTTTTAGATGTCTGTACGTCTTgtcatagttgtgctgtttccatagaggtgcaagactttacattgcagtgaaaaaatggTTCCACAGTGAGCAGAAATGTGGGGCTGAAGGGGGTTAAAATGTCGCCGTTTGCTTAAAAAGCTTCTCTCAAATTTAATTTACCTGAAAGACTCTACAGTTCTAGCTTTTAGCTGCACATCTAGATtgtgtttctctttcttctttttccattaAATATTATTTCGGCAAAAGAGATTTTTGTGAAAGCTCTGAGACACACAAGAAATTTGATTTCCTTCTCTCACCTCCTGCGGCGGCTGAGGCTTGTTTTTGCAGCTCCTGAGTCCGGGCGTGCCGTACGGCGACTGTTGAGTCGACTGATGCCATTTCTGAAAACAGCAGCATCGTGAGATAAGGCAGCGGCTGCACGAAACACCAAAACGGACAGAGTGTGAACACACAACACGTGTATACCGACCATGGCAGACATGGGCTGGTGTCTGGTGTTGTGGACTCTCTGTGGATTCCATTTCTTCAGCGAAGTCTCTTTGAGTGGTACCACTGAGGACGAAGCAGTCGTGTCACATCAGGGTAAAAGGACAGAGAGATAAGGATGCATTAGGTTTTAGAAGATAAAAAACAACGATGCTACATCTTACCTACTGATCCGGGAATCGCCTGTTCTTTGGCTTTTCTAACCGGCACTCTCTGAGCCTGAGAAGGGAAGCAACACATGAAATGAAACGGTTTGTTAGATTGCTCCATTGCTTTTGAAACAGAAACCGCACTAAAAATACAAGCAgcaggaggtgcaggagtgaaAACTAATTTAATGTGCCCGTACGGAGTAGATTGAAGTGCCTCTGCCTGGTGGATATTCTGAGTCTCGGGGTGTGGCGCCCACAGGCCCTCCAGCTTTCACCCCTTCATTCTGGAGGATACTTTGCAGTGCAGCGGGGTCCACTGAGAACAAGGTGTTAGCTGTACTGGGTCCAGCTTTTTGTCGACTCTTCGTGACAGGCACTCGCTGAGGCTGCACACAAGATGATACATTCTCAAAATCTATCACATTAATATAACaccaagacaaaaacaaacatttgaaagcTAACTAGTTCCCTCTGAGTCCTCCAGACAAGAAGCAACACAGTAAATGGAACTGCTTTAAAAGCTACAcagcaattaaaaacaaagaaagaaagcacaACAACCCACTGCCCAAACCACAAAAAGTGAGTGAATGTGTTCATACTGTGTAGATTGAGGTGCCTCTGCCTTGTGGAAACACAGACTCTCGAGAGGTGGCGCCTACAAGCCCCGGATCTTTCACCCCCTGGTTCTGGAGGATGCTTTGCAGCGCAGCGAGGTCTGGGGTGAACTGCACTGACTTCACTGATGCTGTAAGACGAGAAGAGCTCACATTCCACTGACATAAAAAAGGCCAAATCAATTTGCAATTCACTGTCTGTTATCTAAGTTTATACAAAGCGAAGCAATACTGACTGCTGTTATGTTTTACTGAAACTAGACTGCATATTTCTCTTCCAATACTTGCAACTATGAAACAATTACTTGAGTCTAAATAAGACATCTTGAAATTTTTGTAGACTGTGTTTaagcaaaaataattttaattaaatggaTAAATACTGCTCTCAAGTTTGTGCAGGAAATATAACGCTACAGTTTAAAGATGAGGTTCAGCAATCATGAAGGGGAATAAACTCTATTCAAAGCTAGCAGCATTCACCTGATGGCATCTAAAGTCCATTCATTGATGTGTTTttatagcctagccatgctagacccatgtttctgacggcacaagggtctagggaagctcgacagggagggaggcgggctaaaaggttgtctatcaaatccctctgcagcaattgggtaggtatacaaccaatcaacgcaacgaataggctgacgtagttccgagagcaccggcggattgtggctaagtcccattagcttcccaaccagcggagccgcggagccaactggtatattaaggatttgccatatcctgtcggcataagtccaaatacgtctttcttctcaatgaaacacttcagtgccgtcctttgtttatctttcaagttgaattttagcttcaaatctttaagggctgtggccaaagccgagtcgaaagataactttATTGGGTGGGTAACtcgaccctccctggcagagaattaaattcactgctgtgggttgtctagcgcggctaggctagtgtttttaatgaaaagccaaagaataaaatgtgattGAAGCGCCACGATGTTTGCTGGAGCATTTAAATGTACTACTTCTCAAATTTATGGCCAATTTCACTCcgacaaaacagtaaaactacCTCTACTGTGCTCATACACTGTACATAAACGTACTCATTGTGTTCTGCTGACCTGTTGAGGGTGCAGCTTTTTGTTGAGTCTTCATGATGGACACTCGCTGGGGCTGCAAACAAGACACGTTGgacacaaaatgtttaaaaaaaaaaaacagacataaaaattGCTAACCGCTGAAAATGTTTGTCAATCTAAACTTACAGCAACCCCAAATGACAACCAATTTAAATCCCACTCACCAGGTAGTTGTATGGTTTGGACTGTGATGTGACGCTGACTCCTTCGTTCCGGAGGATGCTGAGTAAAGCTGCGTGGTCGGGCTGAaattttttgcctttgtttGAAACAAATGAGATGTCAGTTCAAGAAACTGTGTGTACGACTggtcacaaagacaaacaagtgaGTCTAGAATTAACAATAAGCTACAACTGTGGTGAGATTTGTGCAGCATCACTGATGATTTTGACGGCAACAAGATTAGAGGAAGTCAGTTAttgttggttaaaaaaaacaaaaaaaactaagcaGACAAACGCATTTAGAATTATTGTGAGCTCGGTCTACTAcgaataaaaacaaatgtatcTAAGTGGTTGCAATGGTGGAAatatacactcactggccactttattaggtacaccttggTAGTAAAAGGTCGGACCCTTCATGGCATCCTTTctacaaggtgttggaaacattcctcggagattttgctccatattgacatgatagcatcacgCAGTTGCTCTAGATTTGTCGACTGCACATCCATGATGATAATCTcccgttccaccacatcccaaaggttctattgggttgagatctggtgaccgTGGAGGCCGCTGGAGTgcagtgaactcattgtcatgtacaAGAAACCAGTTAGAGATGATCTGAGCTTTGTGACGTGGTGCATCAGTGACGTGGAGGTTAGCACTgacgccttgcagctagaagatcctcggttcacGTCCCGGGCcttcctgagatctttctgcacagagtttgcatgttctccctgggCATGCGTGGGCTTcatcccacagtctaaaaagaCACTCGGGTTAATTGATTTtcctaaattgcccataggtgtgaatgtgagtgtgtgtgtttgtctctatatgtagccttgtgataaactggtgacctgtccaaaatgtcccctgccttcgcactaaatcagctgggatagattccagcccccctgcgaccctaatgaagattaagcgatgtatagataatagatggatggacacGGTGCATTATCCTGTTGGAAGTAGCATCAGAAAATGGTACACTGTGGTGATAAAGGGACGGACATGgtcagcaacaatactcaggtaggctgCGGTGTATAAatgactacgtttatatgccatcaatattcgggttaaggtcaatattccggtttctgaaaaatttggaataacccgtttacatgcctaaacagacagagttactccTGTTGTGTGACGCTGTGTGGCGCGGTGGTGACGCATGTGTGTTTCGCGGTGTCCgtttacctctccttgtgtatttccGGTGGGTCACGCGCCAGACACGGCATACAAGCAGTTGCcgtactcaaaagaccaagattcctttcggatgaaacatgcgcagaatgcaaattaatgtttctttctatggggatatTCCGATGCGCGTTTATATGACAAGATATTAGGTTATATATATAACCTTATATATAaggttagaaaaggagtaacccaggggtcttattcgggtttttaaaaaccggaatatgagcatattcAGGTTTTTGCGGGCGTTTACATGGCCGTACGCAATcgggttattgctaatattccggttaagaaagggtttttgactgcatataaaagtAACCAATGATGCTCAGTTGGTACTAAGGGGCCTAAAGTGTGGCAAGAAAATATCCCCccaccattacaccaccagcagcctgaactgttgatacaaggcaggatggatccatgctttcatgttgtttacaccaaattctgaccatctgaatgtcacagctgaaatggagactcatcagagCAGGCACTGTTTTCCAATCTTCTACTGTCCACTTTTAGTGAGCCTGTGTGAactgtagcctcagtttcctgttcttagccgACACGAGTGGCAcctggtgtggtcttctgctgctgtcgctcatcttcttcaaggttgttgtgtgttcagagatggtattctgcatttcTTGGTTGTAACGAGGTGTTATTTGAattactgttgcctttctatcatccccaaccagtctgcccagtctcctctgacctctcgcATCAACAAGGCATGTTGGTCCACACacctgctgctcactggatattttctctttttggacaattctctataaaccctagagatggttgtgcATGTAAATCCCAGTATATCAGCAGTTTCTTCCCCTttctgatgctcagtttgaacatctacatgcctaaatgcagccatgtgattggctgatcgATCTGAGCTATTTGTAGCaacaagcaattgaacaggtgtGCCTAATAAAATGGCTGGTGAGTGCATATACAGCTGTGTGGCGACAACAACACACTTACCAGTTAAACCCTCTGACGGATTGGCCTGTGTGGTCACTTGCTTGGTCTGACCAGCATTAGAGATCTTGGACCGATCTTTGAGACTGAGCAGGTTCATGTCATTCAAACAGACCTCTGCATTAAGAGCAGGCCGCACAGAAGAACCAGCCTTACTGTGATGCATCGTGTTATCAGGTTTAGACAAAGTGGCTGAGGTCTTAAAACTTTTGGAAGGTGCTGACAGGTGGGATGCACCTTCTGTAGTCTTTCCATGAAACTTCCCCTCCCTGGCTTTGGTGGAGTCCACATTGCGATTCAACACAGCTGGGTGTTTAGTAGGTTTTGAATTGTCTATGTTGTTTTTAGACGGCATAGGAAAAGCGCCAGTCCTTGATTTTGGAACAGTTTGTTGATTTTCTACTCTGGTGCTTTTAGGCTGAGAAAGGTTGAACGGTACTGGCCGGGTGCATGGCTTTTTCTTCTTAGTTTTACCCTGCGGGAAATTGTAAAGAATCAAGGCTCaagaaaaatataattacaagaaaactgttaaatttaTTGGATGGGTGGAAAACACTTACAGCCAGAGGTTTCTCCTCCCATCTCATGTGGGACTGGCTGAAGTCGGTGGGAGTCTGAAGATGAGAGACTTTGCCAGCACTGGGAGCCTGCTCACACCCAGTTGCACAGGAGCCTTCCTACTGATTTCTGAGTTCCGGGAGGTTTGTTCTCGCTGTCTTTGTTTGGGAGGTGAGATAGAGGCACGGGTTTGGAAGACTTTGGCTCTGCTTGccttttgttgtgttcattctTCATTCTGTAGGGAAAAACAACCAgatccaaaaaaataaataaatatataaataaaggaaggaaggaaggtaggtaggtaggtaagTAGACTTTATTGTTATTTGATGCCCTGATTAACAATACAGGAgagttctgttttgtgtttagtgTAGAGGGCACTGTAGCAGGATGAAATGTTGAATGTGAGGATGGATTCAATGAGTGAATGTACTGTCCATTCAACAGCTTGCCACTGCACTATTGTAACTCCGTGTAAATGGAGTTGATGCTGTCCAGCCTTAGTTAGTtgaccctcatgttgtccttgGGTCATTCTGACACCAAATAAAATCTTTGCCATCATATACTTTTATGTAAACCAGTCTAGTTGACCCTAAATTCCAAAATTAAGGGAAAAAATATGGTAATGGGTTGGACTGAAGCCAGACTAAAGGTGTAACACAGATTTGATTGATAATTTATAGTATACGCTTTAAATAACAGTCAAAGCAGGCGGGGCAATTTTGACCCCAGAGGACACAAAGAGTATGGTAACTGGAGGACATTATGAAGGTTAAAGGCAGCTACCAGGCTCTCGCAAGTCACCCAAGTTCTCactcattttccattttcttctaCAAGTATAATGTTGAGCTTTCTGCCTCTAGATCACTCTGCTCATGTCATCACAAATAAAGGCAACTCTTCAGTTCTTGCTGCCAGGCTCTGGATAGTCCCCCATTCACATTAAATCCTGTCCACTATTTGTGATTTCAAATGAGAATTAAAGGAACATCTTGCTTGCTGTCAGTTCTTCGTGAAGCTGCCCTTGATGTGCCCACTCAGGCTCTCTGCTGTTTTGTATTGCTTATTGAActgattttattcagttttgtcATTATTCAAAAGCTCTTAAACTTTAAATATTGCACAGACTAAAGCAGCTGTAGGGAAACTTTGTGTTAATTAACTGCAGCCTAAACTTGTGGCTAAAACTGTATAAAGCAACTACCTCTGAAAGTCACTGTGGATTTTGTTCTGACTTTGCTGCCGTAGGACTGAAGGGAGTCCATAATGATGACAGAAGGGCTGACAGCAACTGGAGGTGCaagaaatagaaatgaaacatatGAAAAGTTGAGCAACCAAGCGTGAAACACCTTACTGGCTTGGAGAAAAGCAAATGTGAAGATGGAGAAGATGCAAAACGCATGCAAGACAGAGGACAAACTCACACTTCAAGGCTGCAAAGTTAGAAACAAACAAGTCAATAAAGGATCGTGCAGCCAAATACCTGCACAGGATACATAGAGGaggataaaacaagaaaagccagTTGATTATTATTTAAGTTAATTTGCCCAATCAGTGAAGCTAAAAGCTAAACATTCGTACAGCACAAGCCAACGTGATGGctataaaaccaacaaaagctAGCTTAAACCCGAGCAGAAGGCTAGCAGCTACATTTAAAGTCTCTCCTGTTAGCACACGTTAGCTGTAACCTACTTCACAAACTTTCAAAATACCAACGAGCCTCTGCTACTTCCACCTGGCGACCCTTCTAAGTATTCCTGATACAATTAAGTCCAAATGTTTTTGGTCTTACAGGCGTTTTGTGGCGATTTAAAGATCCCTGTTCAGTCCTTTCACACCACAGACGGCTGTCAACTTCCTGGACTCGCAAGTTTTGTAAAAAGCGCGCTTCGTCATTTGGCCGCAGTGAGAGCCGTATCCACCAATCACGGAGCTACATTTTGTTTATGACAACATCGTCGGCCAATGAGGAACGGATTTTAATAAACAGCTCCATGGCAACGACGCGAAGTTGTTTTACCACGTGACTGGATTTTGCCGCGGCCTCCTCCTGAGTTGAAGAATTCAGAGAAACTTTATTGTTTCCATAATCATGAAACATAGaattaataaatacaattacTAGCCTGGAGCATGTAGCTGGAATAAcatcacagcataataaaataaaatgaaatgaaatgaaataaaataaaataatgtgcaacaTGCCTGAAACAGTGGCATTTCTGCCCAAATCTAAATAAAGGGAATAGGAAGACAAGGGCAATATAAgttaaaatcaacaataaaaataaatcagatcaGAAagtattaaaaacacacaaagagaagCTTCAAGTAgagtattttaaaatgatacAATGATCTACAACTGGGGAACCTGTTGGAAAACCAAACAATATTCATGATTAAACCTTCTTATTAGGAAAGtacttaaataaaatacttctacAGCTTCAGTGTAGACAATTTGTGGATGCGAAACACTGCTCAGTGCAACACAACCAATAATCCTCACCCACAAGGACCCAAGCAATGCAaactatatgtttatttttattggtttcattttcacattgtacctttttgtatatttaacattctattttttaaattttgtaaataccagcaatttctgcacatttgtgTTAAATAACAGTGTTTTTTGGCACCTTATTTCGATTTCGTCTTTTATTTTTCGTGGACTATTTATAGGGTTGTTCACCCAAACTACTCttaattaaaatgatcaaaatgagtaTTAACAGCCTATAGAATAAATCTATCTCACTGCAGCTTATATATAAAAATTCAGAACCCTGGTGTGGCTCAGTGGAGAAGGTTTTCTGTAAATCCTCATAATTCAGACAAATTCTTATGGAAGCCACTTGAAAAAAGTCGCATGCTATCTCAAAATTAAGAGATAGAAAGACATAATTATGACTTACTATCTCATAATTTTGATtactatctcataattatgaatTACTATCTCattaatttacaagataaaaagtTTATAATTACCACTTAAAATCTCCATATTCTGACTTAATCTCATAATTATGATTTAATATTTCATAATTATGGAGATACAAACTCATACTCATACAAACTtactatctcataattatgacataacgtgactttttttttctctaagtgGCAGAAACGGGCTTCCATAAATTCTAAGGCACACAGTTTAAAGACATAGTTATTTATTTAGACTCTGACATTTAATTTCATCACTTCTGTTTATCTTAATCAACCTTACCTGAATGTTGATTCTCATGGCTCCATACCATTTAGACGTGGCTGTTGATTCCGACATCAGGATTCAGGCTAACAGGTTCAGTTGTTTATACATcaatgctttgtttgtttttacacgCTGCAAAATACTTACACAGTGTTTGTGAGCATGTGTCTGTTACCTAATGTTAGCTAAATAACAGGTATCCCATAAAGGACAACGCTGCACACCGGAGCTAGCTTGAAGCTAACTGCTAATTTCACGCTATTGAACATGAGAATCGATACTAAAAGTAAAATCAGAAACAGCTTGCTAGTTTTCAAATAAGGAAACCCCTTTTGAAACAACCTGATGTTTGGTTTAGGTTTACCATACACACGAAATGCGTGTATCTCCTAGAAAGTTTTCCATTTCAAGTCATATTAGGAGGATATTAAATTAGCATTATTTTGCTAGCTAGCACTTAAAGGCAGCAGTTGTACCAGTACCTGAAGAACAACACTAATgttcttaaaaatatatatatcggTGCTTCACTGCTTTTGTTTGACAATTATAGCTATTGTTAATTTAGCAAATAAGATTTTATTGACAAAACACATGATATATCTAGAAAAATAATTTTCcccatgacattttttctcttgtAGAGATGCTGTGTGTACAATTTCGTAAAATATTACATGCTGCGTTTATATTTGCGTGCACTACACATGTCAGTTTTATATCCATGTTGGCCAGCTGCAATGTTAAAATACTGATTACACTTCAATACAACAGTTAAGTAAAGCAGTTATATAGCATTATACAAAATAGCAtcaatgaaaataagaaaaatgccATAATTTTCAGGTCAGAGAGAACCTAAATGTGCGACACCAAAGACTTAATAGCTGATTTAAGTTGATGAAAACCTGACAGGTAAACAGAACATAAGGAGCAAAAAAAGGCTAGGAAGCGATGGCACAAAGTAACACCAACAGTTTGTCAAAAGAATGGTGAAGAAATGGAGGTGTAAGGGGCAGTATATAATTGCGTGACTTTTTCTAACATAGTtgacaattttgttgttttcaggcctaaaatcaacatggccacctataacaaaacaccacatggcatttttacgcaaagattcttctaaatattatgtatgcaattgagtaaaattgatactgaaagttatttataaagatattatAGTAAACCTATTGACAtatgataaatccacacttgactcacacactactttatatgaaataagtcagaaagccttggagtcttccagtcttttcttcaggaggaaatgacatcatgtggagcaggtcatgtgatctggaatcaacacacttccttgagaggcgTTTATATA
The window above is part of the Acanthochromis polyacanthus isolate Apoly-LR-REF ecotype Palm Island chromosome 6, KAUST_Apoly_ChrSc, whole genome shotgun sequence genome. Proteins encoded here:
- the troap gene encoding uncharacterized protein troap isoform X1, whose protein sequence is MRWEEKPLAGKTKKKKPCTRPVPFNLSQPKSTRVENQQTVPKSRTGAFPMPSKNNIDNSKPTKHPAVLNRNVDSTKAREGKFHGKTTEGASHLSAPSKSFKTSATLSKPDNTMHHSKAGSSVRPALNAEVCLNDMNLLSLKDRSKISNAGQTKQVTTQANPSEGLTGKKFQPDHAALLSILRNEGVSVTSQSKPYNYLPQRVSIMKTQQKAAPSTASVKSVQFTPDLAALQSILQNQGVKDPGLVGATSRESVFPQGRGTSIYTPQRVPVTKSRQKAGPSTANTLFSVDPAALQSILQNEGVKAGGPVGATPRDSEYPPGRGTSIYSAQRVPVRKAKEQAIPGSVVVPLKETSLKKWNPQRVHNTRHQPMSAMKWHQSTQQSPYGTPGLRSCKNKPQPPQEQEVVQRLFDDDEEDEQSKNVTENAPETRAEQLPVQASPIKSHHEEKPETRRTNGDDDDEEEEEEEGTQSFEGGQMFLQAPHRESVIFFSTGKKLIRAPYFKKQESSTQQDQRGPVSSEQKKLLTVQNVTSTESQPTSQNNPSVQRLHRDLVVQKSSLSPIAMLAMLRKRLPPLEELRMDEEVATYTSASVPALPPRPRCGNPLAFTLHFEESTRFVPVDFHLLSAPPSPLQER
- the troap gene encoding uncharacterized protein troap isoform X2, encoding MRWEEKPLAGKTKKKKPCTRPVPFNLSQPKSTRVENQQTVPKSRTGAFPMPSKNNIDNSKPTKHPAVLNRNVDSTKAREGKFHGKTTEGASHLSAPSKSFKTSATLSKPDNTMHHSKAGSSVRPALNAEVCLNDMNLLSLKDRSKISNAGQTKQVTTQANPSEGLTGKKFQPDHAALLSILRNEGVSVTSQSKPYNYLPQRVSIMKTQQKAAPSTASVKSVQFTPDLAALQSILQNQGVKDPGLVGATSRESVFPQGRGTSIYTPQRVPVTKSRQKAGPSTANTLFSVDPAALQSILQNEGVKAGGPVGATPRDSEYPPGRGTSIYSAQRVPVRKAKEQAIPGSVVVPLKETSLKKWNPQRVHNTRHQPMSAMKWHQSTQQSPYGTPGLRSCKNKPQPPQEEVVQRLFDDDEEDEQSKNVTENAPETRAEQLPVQASPIKSHHEEKPETRRTNGDDDDEEEEEEEGTQSFEGGQMFLQAPHRESVIFFSTGKKLIRAPYFKKQESSTQQDQRGPVSSEQKKLLTVQNVTSTESQPTSQNNPSVQRLHRDLVVQKSSLSPIAMLAMLRKRLPPLEELRMDEEVATYTSASVPALPPRPRCGNPLAFTLHFEESTRFVPVDFHLLSAPPSPLQER